Proteins from a genomic interval of Siniperca chuatsi isolate FFG_IHB_CAS linkage group LG10, ASM2008510v1, whole genome shotgun sequence:
- the rprd1b gene encoding regulation of nuclear pre-mRNA domain-containing protein 1B, whose amino-acid sequence MSSFSESALEKKLTELSSSQQSVQTLSLWIIHHRKHSALIVKVWHRELKKAKSNRKLTFLYLANDVIQNSKKKGPEFTKDFESVLVDACSHVASEADESCKKHMERLLNIWKERSLYRGDFIQQLKLAIEDSNSPRPSEEKKAVKRSYQKIQEEEDDEDDDYRSHTSPCNTDTSATQLTEELVKALQDLENAASGDAAVRQKIASLPQEVQDVSLLEKITDKEAADKLSKTVDEACLLLAEYNGRLAAELEDRRQLARMLTEYISSQREALMEREKKLEEYKQKLARVTQVRKELKSHIQSLPDLSLLPNVTGGLAPLPSAGDLFSTD is encoded by the exons ATGTCGTCCTTCTCTGAGTCGGCCCTGGAGAAGAAGCTGACGGAGCTGAGCAGCTCGCAGCAGAGCGTCCAGACTCTGTCTCTGTGGATCATCCACCACCGCAAACACTCGGCCCTCATCGTCAAAGTGTGGCACAGAGAGCTGAAAAAAG CTAAAAGCAACAGGAAGCTGACATTCCTGTATCTGGCCAACGATGTCATCCAGAACAGCAAGAAGAAGGGACCAGAGTTCACCAAAGACTTTGAGTCTGTCCTCGTCGATGCCTGCTCCCATGTTGCCAG TGAAGCAGATGAGAGCTGTAAAAAGCACATGGAGAGACTGTTGAACATCTGGAAGGAGAGAAGCCTCTACAGAGGCGACTTCATTCAGCAGCTCAAACTGGCCATAGAAGACTCTAACAGCCCAAGGCCTTCAG AAGAGAAGAAGGCTGTGAAACGAAGCTATCAGAAGATCCAGGAAGAGGAAGACGATGAAGACGATGACTACAGAAGCCACACCTCCCCTTGCAACACAGACACCTCTGCAACTCAACTG ACAGAGGAGCTGGTAAAGGCCCTACAGGACTTGGAGAACGCTGCATCAGGTGACGCAGCAGTTCGTCAGAAGATTGCCTCGCTGCCCCAGGAAGTCCAGGACGTTTCTCTGCTAGAGAAAATCACTG ACAAGGAGGCAGCAGACAAGCTGTCAAAAACGGTGGATGAAGCCTGTTTGCTGCTGGCGGAGTACAACGGCCGACTGGCTGCAGAGCTGGAGGACCGAAGGCAGCTGGCTCGCATGCTGACTGAATACATCAGCAGCCAAAGGGAGGCGctcatggagagagagaagaaactaGAG GAGTATAAGCAGAAATTGGCGAGGGTGACCCAGGTTAGGAAAGAGCTTAAGTCCCACATCCAGAGTCTCCCTGACCTCTCCCTCCTGCCCAACGTGACCGGGGGTCTGGCCCCGCTCCCCTCGGCCGGAGACCTCTTCTCCACCGACTGA